Proteins encoded within one genomic window of Komagataella phaffii GS115 chromosome 3, complete sequence:
- a CDS encoding NAD(+)-dependent formate dehydrogenase, may protect cells from exogenous formate, giving the protein MKIVLVLYSAGKHAADEPKLYGCIENELGIRQWLEKGGHELVTTSDKEGENSELEKHIPDADVIISTPFHPAYITKERIQKAKKLKLLVVAGVGSDHIDLDYIEQNGLDISVLEVTGSNVVSVAEHVVMTILNLVRNFVPAHEQIVNHGWDVAAIAKDAYDIEGKTIATIGAGRIGYRVLERLVAFNPKELLYYDYQGLPKEAEEKVGARRVDTVEELVAQADVVTVNAPLHAGTKGLVNKELLSKFKKGAWLVNTARGAICNAQDVADAVASGQLRGYGGDVWFPQPAPKDHPWRDMRNKYGYGNAMTPHYSGTTLDAQVRYAEGTKNILNSFLTKKFDYRPQDVILLNGKYKTKAYGNDKKVA; this is encoded by the coding sequence ATGAAAATCGTTCTCGTTTTGTACTCCGCTGGTAAGCACGCCGCCGATGAACCAAAGTTGTATGGTTGTATCGAAAATGAATTGGGTATTAGACAATGGCTTGAGAAGGGCGGCCATGAATTGGTTACTACATCAGACAAAGAGGGTGAAAACTCTGAGTTAGAAAAGCACATTCCTGACGCTGATGTGATTATTTCCACTCCATTCCATCCAGCCTACATCACGAAGGAGAGAATCCAAAAAGCCAAGAAGCTGAAGTTGTTGGTCGTTGCTGGTGTCGGTTCCGACCACATTGACTTGGACTACATTGAACAAAATGGCCTAGATATTTCGGTCCTAGAGGTTACTGGTTCCAACGTTGTTTCAGTGGCTGAGCATGTCGTTATGACTATATTGAACTTGGTGAGAAACTTTGTTCCAGCTCACGAGCAAATTGTTAACCACGGCTGGGACGTTGCTGCCATCGCCAAGGACGCCTACGATATCGAAGGTAAGACCATCGCAACAATTGGTGCTGGAAGAATTGGTTACAGAGTCTTAGAGAGACTTGTGGCTTTCAACCCTAAGGAATTGTTGTACTACGACTACCAAGGTCTTCCAAAAGAGGCCGAGGAAAAAGTTGGTGCCAGAAGAGTCGACACTGTCGAGGAGCTGGTTGCTCAAGCCGATGTTGTTACCGTCAATGCCCCACTGCACGCAGGTACTAAGGGTTTAGTTAACAAGGAGCTTCTgtccaagttcaagaagggTGCTTGGTTGGTTAACACAGCCAGAGGTGCCATCTGCAATGCTCAAGATGTCGCTGATGCCGTTGCATCTGGTCAATTGAGAGGTTACGGTGGTGACGTCTGGTTCCCTCAGCCAGCTCCAAAGGACCATCCATGGAGAGATATGAGAAACAAGTACGGATACGGAAACGCCATGACTCCTCATTACTCAGGTACCACTTTGGACGCCCAGGTCAGATATGCCGAAGGTACCAAGAACATCTTGAACTCATTCCTTACCAAGAAGTTTGACTACAGACCTCAAGATGtcattcttttgaacgGTAAGTACAAGACCAAGGCTTATGGTAATGACAAAAAGGTCGCATAA
- a CDS encoding Phosphoinositide binding protein required for vesicle formation in autophagy, with protein sequence MSQPTDEADKSTGNAQVTHESINFANFNQDSTCVSVGYQSGYKIFNVEPFTKCLSLADTSIGIVEMLFSSSLVAIVGLGELPDSSPRKLKVFNTKRRSIICELTFPTSILAVKMNRERMVVLLEDTIYIYDINTMRILHTIETPSNPEGLIALSSSTENNILAYPSPPKLPNRQETSTKGTTNDNDRSHLENIPENVNANSSNLRNGDVIIFNSHTLQPISVIEAHKAQLSAIALSSDGTLLATASNKGTIVRVFDVETGVKLYQFRRGTYPTKIYCLSFSQDNRFVCASSATETVHIFRLGQDEANNTMPSRWSKNQKLALQRYKQSMKQKQGSKPSSLVDSDSDPDVDELVENDNSDDDELEEDIDDELAEERFNSSLTVPRRVSSTTSLGSYGSQESIGDKIEPHVDSARRSVARMIRRTSQSLGRKAAEKMGPYLHPKFSSLLEPNRHFASLKVPASKDTKTVVAIGNSVGQGELLQLGEHEDVDNSSSTSDSTFHQKLLHVMVVSSEGFFYNFGLDTERGGDCTLLSQYSLLTDVNDG encoded by the coding sequence ATGTCGCAACCTACAGATGAGGCTGATAAGAGTACCGGCAATGCCCAAGTAACACACGAGTCCATCAACTTTGCCAACTTCAACCAAGATTCCACTTGCGTATCAGTTGGCTACCAGTCCGGATACAAGATATTTAACGTTGAACCGTTCACAAAATGCCTCAGCCTTGCTGATACTAGCATAGGCATAGTTGAGATGCTCTTCTCCTCGTCCCTAGTGGCCATTGTTGGCTTAGGAGAACTACCTGACTCTTCACCAAGAAAACTCAAAGTATTCAACACAAAACGTAGATCGATCATATGTGAACTGACTTTTCCAACAAGTATTCTCGCTGTGAAGATGAACAGAGAACGAATGGTTGTGCTATTGGAAGACACTATTTATATTTATGATATTAACACTATGAGGATTTTACACACTATAGAGACCCCAAGCAATCCAGAGGGCTTGATCGCCCTCTCCTCCTCCACAGAAAACAATATACTAGCTTATCCCTCTCctccaaaacttccaaacAGGCAAGAAACTTCCACAAAAGGAACCACCAATGACAACGATAGATCTCATTTGGAAAACATCCCCGAAAATGTCAACgcaaactcttcaaatcTGAGAAATGGGGATGTGATCATATTTAATTCTCACACTTTACAACCCATATCCGTCATTGAAGCCCATAAGGCCCAATTGTCAGCTATTGCGCTAAGCAGTGATGGTACACTACTAGCAACTGCCTCAAATAAAGGTACCATAGTCAGGGTGTTTGATGTGGAAACTGGTGTCAAATTGTATCAGTTCCGAAGAGGCACTTACCCCACAAAGATCTATTGTCTATCTTTCAGTCAGGACAATCGGTTTGTATGCGCTAGCTCTGCCACCGAGACCGTTCATATTTTCCGCTTGGGTCAGGATGAAGCTAATAATACCATGCCATCTCGGTGGAGTAAAAATCAGAAGCTGGCTTTGCAACGGTACAAGCAAAGtatgaaacaaaaacaaggCTCCAAACCATCCAGTTTGGTAGATTCAGACTCAGATCCAGATGTTGATGAATTGGTGGAGAATGATAACTcggatgatgatgaattggaagaagacaTCGATGACGAACTGGctgaagaaagattcaattCATCGTTAACGGTGCCTAGAAGGGTATCCTCAACCACCTCTCTTGGCTCATATGGAAGTCAAGAAAGTATTGGCGATAAGATCGAGCCTCATGTGGATAGTGCCAGGAGAAGTGTTGCACGGATGATTAGAAGAACTTCTCAAAGCCTCGGAAGAAAAGCTGCAGAGAAAATGGGTCCCTATCTTCATCCTAAGTTCTCATCTTTACTGGAACCCAATCGACACTTTGCGTCGCTAAAAGTTCCTGCATCGAAGGATACGAAGACAGTAGTTGCTATTGGGAACAGTGTCGGCCAAGGAGAGCTACTTCAATTGGGTGAGCACGAAGATGTCGACAATTCGAGTAGCACGTCGGATTCCACCTTTCAtcaaaagcttcttcatGTTATGGTTGTTAGTTCTGAGGGTTTTTTTTACAACTTTGGTCTAGACACTGAGAGAGGGGGTGATTGTACACTATTGAGTCAATATTCGTTGCTGACTGATGTCAATGACGGgtaa
- a CDS encoding Membrane protein, which yields MPRRKVSKQTTLFDIRIRSCENDVILLKGSHEDAASALLSGVIVLSVLEPMPIKKLSLRLVATLRFRWKETYATASGHATKENKYKKIVFEFCWDDLNISEYFKDLYDIYMHKDKSYSDSVPAGQSGSAVSLTGLTTGRISKSNNSSSSSLKSLSNTVRAKSKSSTSLQTLANLSSTKTESHTLGQGNYEIPFSTVLPGDIPESLEGAPGASLVYELEANLERSRFVSNIFARKHLRVIRTMNSDAAELTETVAVDNTWPNKVDYCVSIPNRAMAIGSVNPLEIILVPLSKGLRLGNISLTVIEQYNYKTATGSQTGERIVSEKHMKKPSKTADGKNIWQLEPDINGVFFQNEEFLFSTEKWEIRTTLPLENSLDKCSPDSDIAGSVKIRHKLKFNIGLLNSDGHISELRGTLPVILFISPFVPVIAAKIGDPSVEGKNNRPPAPAHTRSGSDTVLFRSRGESGANTPLHENPPVKTNTIDLMAPPNYENHVFDVPVDNYGTPLASPGTSGTTSPRIINAGANGNSTTPSTQAHSRASSYFALNISPNSSSINASDQLVRQLRALNTRRGSQESEPSNAESKLNRNKPIFTLSDGEDEDDENRDARDSLVFDSQGSTPHINQLDSLEFSTGTLRVPKSPILDFATPGILSPIQHLSRANSKDNISSTLDWDDNLLSRVPSYETAVKNEVMDEPTPVYVPPSSSSGINMEQLNRRLKIAQSSQDRNSIDSNQSSSRSYSALRLPLRSPTLESHTSIMDLAKSRGSSNGNSPAISRNQSSLNLTKRNMGANDKLNWSSNPLDEGSDTSSSSQLKINLPPSAYIAHLPSSNPSGTASQSETPSRPISRPSLGTRTSSFLHIGRSFSHASLSNHSDPSSSTASLSLLSKKDKKVSKK from the coding sequence ATGCCACGGAGAAAGGTTTCCAAGCAAACCACTTTGTTTGACATACGGATCAGGTCTTGTGAAAATGATGTTATTCTCCTTAAAGGGTCGCATGAAGATGCCGCCTCTGCTCTTTTGTCAGGAGTGATAGTATTGTCTGTATTGGAGCCCATGCCAATTAAAAAACTGTCTCTCAGACTAGTCGCCACCCTCAGGTTTAGATGGAAGGAGACATATGCAACCGCAAGTGGACATGctacaaaagaaaataagTACAAGAAAATCGTTTTTGAGTTCTGTTGGGATGACCTAAACATAAGtgagtatttcaaagaccTTTACGATATTTACATGCACAAAGACAAAAGTTATTCCGACAGTGTACCTGCTGGTCAATCGGGTTCCGCAGTTAGTCTTACAGGTTTAACTACGGGTCGTATTTCAAAGTCCAACAActcctcctcttcatccctgaaaagtttgtcCAATACGGTACGagcaaaatcaaaatcgTCCACTAGTCTTCAGACATTGGCAAATCTCTCCTCCACAAAAACTGAATCTCACACACTTGGCCAGGGAAACTATGAGATTCCATTCTCTACTGTGTTACCTGGGGATATTCCCGAATCGTTGGAAGGGGCTCCCGGTGCTTCTTTAGTGTACGAGCTTGAAGCCAACCTCGAGAGAAGTAGGTTTGTTTCTAACATTTTTGCTAGAAAACATTTGAGAGTTATAAGAACGATGAATTCTGATGCCGCTGAATTAACAGAAACAGTTGCTGTGGACAATACTTGGCCAAATAAGGTTGATTATTGTGTCAGCATACCAAATCGTGCCATGGCAATAGGATCCGTGAATCCATTGGAGATAATTTTGGTGCCATTATCGAAGGGTCTAAGACTGGGAAACATCTCGCTTACTGTCATTGAACAATATAACTACAAAACTGCTACTGGAAGTCAAACCGGAGAACGAATTGTTTCCGAGAAGCATATGAAAAAGCCATCAAAGACTGCAGATGGCAAGAACATATGGCAATTGGAACCAGATATAAATGGTGTCTTTTTTCAGAACGAAGaatttttgttttccacCGAGAAATGGGAAATAAGGACCACTCTCCCTCTGGAAAATTCGTTGGACAAATGCTCTCCTGATTCAGATATTGCTGGAAGTGTCAAAATTAGACACAAATTGAAATTCAATATTGGACTACTGAATAGTGATGGACACATTTCTGAGTTGAGAGGAACGCTACCTGTGATTCTATTCATTAGTCCATTTGTTCCAGTAATTGCCGCAAAGATTGGTGATCCATCAGTTGAGGGAAAGAATAATAGACCCCCTGCTCCTGCTCACACTCGCTCAGGAAGTGATACCGTATTATTCAGGTCTCGTGGAGAGTCTGGTGCCAATACCCCACTACATGAGAATCCGCCAGTGAAAACAAACACTATTGATCTAATGGCACCCCCAAATTATGAAAACCACGTCTTCGACGTACCAGTAGACAACTATGGTACTCCATTAGCTTCTCCTGGAACCTCTGGTACGACAAGTCCCAGAATAATCAATGCAGGGGCTAATGGTAACTCAACTACTCCATCTACTCAAGCACATTCTCGTGCTAGTTCTTACTTTGCCCTCAATATTTCACCAAATTCGTCATCAATCAACGCCAGTGATCAGCTAGTCAGGCAGTTGAGGGCTTTGAATACACGAAGGGGATCGCAAGAAAGTGAGCCAAGTAACGCTGAATCAAAACTTAATCGAAATAAGCCTATTTTCACGTTAAGTGACggtgaagatgaagacgacgaAAATAGAGATGCCCGTGATTCCCTTGTTTTTGACTCTCAAGGCTCAACTCCTCACATCAATCAATTAGACTCTTTAGAGTTTTCAACAGGTACTCTGAGGGTTCCAAAATCTCCCATCTTGGACTTTGCAACACCTGGAATATTGAGTCCCATTCAGCATTTATCAAGAGCTAACTCAAAGGATAATATCTCCTCAACCTTGGATTGGGATGACAATCTGCTTTCCAGGGTTCCTAGTTATGAAACTGCCGTGAAGAATGAAGTTATGGATGAGCCAACTCCTGTGTACGTCCCACCTTCGTCATCTTCAGGTATTAATATGGAACAACTGAACCGAAGACTAAAAATAGCACAATCGTCCCAAGATCGGAACTCAATTGATTCCAATCagtcaagttcaagatcTTATAGTGCGCTGAGGCTTCCTTTACGTTCACCTACTTTGGAAAGCCATACAAGCATCATGGACCTGGCGAAGTCTAGAGGATCGAGCAACGGCAACTCTCCCGCAATATCAAGAAACCAGTCCTCACTCAATCTAACCAAGAGAAATATGGGAGCTAACGATAAGCTCAACTGGAGTTCGAATCCACTAGATGAGGGATCAGATACCTCCTCATCATCACAGCTGAAAATTAATCTGCCACCTTCCGCATATATCGCCCACCTACCCAGTTCTAATCCCTCTGGCACTGCCAGTCAAAGTGAAACTCCAAGTCGTCCAATTTCAAGGCCTTCGTTGGGAACCAGAACAAGTTCCTTCCTACATATCGGGCGAAGCTTCAGTCATGCTTCCCTGTCTAATCACTCTGATCCCAGTTCTTCAACTGCCAGCCTTTCCTTGTTATCGAAGAAAGATAAAAAGgtttccaagaaataa